The region GAGCTTCTGGAGCCGGTGCCGAACATCAGCCGGGAAATGGGCGTGCGCGGAAAGGTCTTCCTCAACCAGTAGGAGCCCATCCGGAAACCGGGAGTACTCATTCGCTCGCTCTTCGACGGGCTCTCCGAAGGAGTCCGGTCAGCATCCGCAGAGCGGACTCCGCAAGGCGGAGAGTCCTTCGGACAGGGCAGGCTCTGTCGAACCAAGGCGGCGAGTTATCGGAAAGGCTCTAGTCGCGCGAGAAGGGCCGGGTACTCCACGGCGGCGTGCCGCGCGTTACTGCTCCAGGTCCAGGCTGATATCCAGGGCGGGCGCGGAGTGGGTCAGCGCCCCCACGGAGATCAGGTCCACGCCCGTCTCGGCCACCGCCCGCACCGTCTTCAGGTTGACGCCGCCGGATGCCTCCAGCAGCGCCTCCCCGCTGACCATGCGCACCGCTTCTACCATCTGAGGGACAGGCATGTTGTCGAGCATGATGACGTCCGCGCCGGCGTCCAGCGCCTCCCGCACTTGCGCCAGCGACTGCGCCTCCACCTCCACCCGCGTCATGTGGGGGGCCGCCCTGCGCGCCTGCTCCAGCGCCTGCTTGAGGCCGACGCCGCGCCGCTTCAGCGACTCCAGATGGTTGTCCTTGACCAGGACGCCGTCGCTGAGGCAGAAGCGGTGATTGTAGCCGCCGCCCACACGCACCGCGTACCGCTCCAGAAGGCGCAGGCCGGGCGTGGTCTTGCGCGTGTCCAGGATGTGCGCCCGCGTGCCGCGCACCGCCTCCACGTACATGGCCGTCAGCGTGGCGACGCCGCTCATGCGCTGGAGGAAGTTCAGGGCGACGCGCTCCGCCTTCAACAGGCTGGCGGCGGGGCCGCTGAGCGTGGCGAGGCAGTCGCCGGGCGCGACGCGTCTGCCGTCGGGCTTCAGGACGCGGAACGCGACGCTTGCGTCCACGGCGTGGAACACGCGCTCCGCCACCGGCATCCCGGCCAGCACGCCCCGCGCCTTGGCCGTAAGCCTGCCCGCGCCGGGGGCGTCCGGCGGCACCAGGGCGTCGGTGGTGATATCGCCCCAGGGCATGCCCTCCCGGAGCGCCGCCCGGACGATGCGGTCAAGGTCCAGGGAGGGCAGTCCCGCGGGCGCTGATTCAGACATCGTTCACTCCTGGGAGATTCCTCGTCCTTCCGTGGAAGGACGAGGAACGACAGGGGACGACTGGCCTGTCCGGCCCCTGACACCGCGCTAGTACCTACTTGCGAAAAAGGGCGGTATCATCAACCGCTCGTGGTGAGCTTGTCGAACCATGAGTGGCTCGCCCTTCGACAAGCTCAGGGTGAGCGGGGCTGGGTTCGGCTGTGTGTACGCTGATTTCTGCAACTGAGTACTAGCCGATGGCCAGCATGCGCTCGATGGACACGCGGGCGCGATCCGCTATCGCCGGAGGCACCTTCACCACGTACACGTCGTCGCGGAGGGAGCGGTGCAGCTTCTCCAGCGTGATCATCTTCATGTACTTGCAGACCGACTCCTCGCTGACCGGGAAGAAGGCCTTCTTCGGGCTTTCCTTGCGCAGGCGGTGCAGGATGCCCGTCTCCGTGGCTATAACAAACTCCTTCGCCGGCGACTTCCGTGCGAAGTTGATCATGCCGCCGGTGGAAAGGATATGTGCGCCTTTAGCCACGGGGTCGCTCTGGCTCGCCAGGTACATGCAGTTGCTGACGCACCCACACTCGGGGTGGATGAGGAACTCGGCGCCCTTGTGGGCGTCGCGCGCCTTCGCGATCTCCTCCGGGCGGATGGCCGCGTGCACGTGGCACTCGCCCCACCAGATGTGCATGTTCTTCCGGCCCGTCTCGTGCTGCACGAACGTGCCCAAGAACATGTCGGGGAGGAACAGGACCTCTTTGTCCTCCGGAATGGCCCGCACCACCTTCACCGCGTTCGTCGAGGTGCAGCAGTAGTCGGTCTCCGCCTTGACCTCCGCCGTGGTGTTGACGTAGGAGACGACCACGGCGCCGGGGTGCTCGGCCTTCCAGGCGCGGAGTTGGTCGGCGTTGATGGTGGCGGCCAGGGAGCATCCGGCCTCCAGGTCGGGGATGAGCACCCGCTTGTCGGGGCACAGGATGGAGGCCGTCTCGGCCATGAAGTGCACGCCGCAGAACACGATGAGGTCCGCCGGAGTCTTGGCGGCCTCCTGGGCCAGACCCAGGGAGTCTCCCACGAAGTCGGCGATGTCCTGGATTTCGCCGATCTGGTAGTTATGGGCCAGGATGACGGCGTTGCGCTGCCGCTTGAGCTTCAGTATCTCTGATGCCAGGTCCATGACGCCCTCCCCTCTGGGCCACATAGCTCGGAGGAAGCGACGCCCGGCAGGACGACGGGCCTGTCCAGGACGTGCGCAGAAGACTCCGTATCCTCTACTGTAGTGGACGTAATGAGGACGGTCAAGGAGTCCGCCTGTCCAGCCAGCCCTCCTCCACCAGTCCGTAGCGGTTGCGCGGGGTAGGCCACAGCCCTTTCACCCACGGCTGGACCACAGCCCAGCCCTCGCCGGTGTAGATGTGCACCTGGTACACCCTGTCCAGGATGAGCCGCTGGGCCTGCAGCACAAGCTCCCTGCGCTGGGCGAAGTCCAGGGCGCCGCGCTGCCTGTCAATGAGCGCGTCCAGTTCCGGGTCTTGAATGCCGCCGTAGTTGCGCGTCCCCGCGCTGTGGTAGCGGGTGCGGAGCTGGTCGTCCGGCTCGTCGAAGGCCAGGAACCCGCGGGCGCGGAAGGCAAACTGCCGCCGCACCTCCGTGTCCTTGTACGCGGCGAAGTCCATCATCTTGATGTCCAGGTCAATGCCGATGCGCTGCAACTGGGACGCGGCTGCCTCCAGCGGCGCGAGTTGCAGCCACGAGTACTCCCGCGCGGCCTCGGCCTGCAGCCTGTAGCCGCGGGGAATGCCCATCTCGGCCAGCAGCCGCTGCGCCTCCGCTATGTCCGCGTGCTTTGGCTGGCGATAGCCGGGCCGCTGCAACAGCTCCGCCTCCGTGATGGCCCACTTCGGCAGAAGCTTCCACGACAGGGGTCCGCTGATGTGGCCGCCGCCGTCCATCGCCACCTTGAGCGTCTCCTGGCGGTCCGTCGCCAGGTCAATGGCCTTGCGGAAGCGCAGGTCGTTGAAGGGCGGCTTCGTCAGGTCCATCACCAGCTCCACCGGGTACGCCAGCGGCACCGGAATAAAACCTATTTGCGGGTTTGTCCGCTCCAGGGCCAGCTTCTCCGGATAGGTGACGCCGCCCAGGCTCTCCGACCCGTAGTCAAGGCGCGCCGTCCTGTACGCGGCCAGGCGCGCGGCGTCGTCCACGATGACCACCCAGGAGACGCCGTCCAGGTACGGCTTGCCCGGCATCCAGAAGTCAGGGTTGCGCTCCAGTGTCCCGCCCACCGAGGGGACGTGCTCCTTGACCATGAAGGGGCCGGTGCCGATGGCCTGCTCCGGGTCCCTGATCTCATCCGTCTTCTCGAGTATCTCCGGGGGCATCATGGCGTTGCGCTCCCATGAGAGGTACGCGAGAAAGGGAACGAAGGGTTCTTTGAGGGTGACCTCCACGGTGTACCTGTCCACCGCCTTGACCGTGTCCACCAACTCGAACTGGCCTTGTCGGGCGAATCTGGGCGCGGGCGTGCGGATGCGGTTGATGCTGAAGACAACGTCCTGCGCGGTAAACTCCCGTCCGTTCACCGGCGGGCGGTTGTGGAACCTGACGCCCTGCTGCAAGTGGAGCACAAGCGTCCGCGCGTCCTTCCACTCCCAGCGTCTGGCCAGGCCGGGAATCAGGTCACGGGTCCGGGGGTCTTCCCGCAGCAGGCTCTGGCCAACGAACTCCCCCACGACGCCGGACGGCCCGGTGGAGGTGTGCTCATCCCAGGTGGGCGGCTCCGAGCTGATGGATGCCCGCAGGACGCCGCCGCGCCGGGGCTGGGCCGTTGGCGTCGCGGGCGCGGGATGCGCTCCGGCGACCGCCTGCGTGGGCGTCGCTGTGGGCGGAGATGCGGGCGCGCAGGACGCCACGATGAGGGCCAGCGCCGCCAGGAGCCACAGGAAGCGCCGGAGAATGGTCGGGCGCGTTGCGCGTCCGGCGCGCTCGGTGAGCGCACG is a window of Dehalococcoidia bacterium DNA encoding:
- a CDS encoding ABC transporter substrate-binding protein; its protein translation is MKKQGHPFSYHFRALTERAGRATRPTILRRFLWLLAALALIVASCAPASPPTATPTQAVAGAHPAPATPTAQPRRGGVLRASISSEPPTWDEHTSTGPSGVVGEFVGQSLLREDPRTRDLIPGLARRWEWKDARTLVLHLQQGVRFHNRPPVNGREFTAQDVVFSINRIRTPAPRFARQGQFELVDTVKAVDRYTVEVTLKEPFVPFLAYLSWERNAMMPPEILEKTDEIRDPEQAIGTGPFMVKEHVPSVGGTLERNPDFWMPGKPYLDGVSWVVIVDDAARLAAYRTARLDYGSESLGGVTYPEKLALERTNPQIGFIPVPLAYPVELVMDLTKPPFNDLRFRKAIDLATDRQETLKVAMDGGGHISGPLSWKLLPKWAITEAELLQRPGYRQPKHADIAEAQRLLAEMGIPRGYRLQAEAAREYSWLQLAPLEAAASQLQRIGIDLDIKMMDFAAYKDTEVRRQFAFRARGFLAFDEPDDQLRTRYHSAGTRNYGGIQDPELDALIDRQRGALDFAQRRELVLQAQRLILDRVYQVHIYTGEGWAVVQPWVKGLWPTPRNRYGLVEEGWLDRRTP
- the nadC gene encoding carboxylating nicotinate-nucleotide diphosphorylase, encoding MSESAPAGLPSLDLDRIVRAALREGMPWGDITTDALVPPDAPGAGRLTAKARGVLAGMPVAERVFHAVDASVAFRVLKPDGRRVAPGDCLATLSGPAASLLKAERVALNFLQRMSGVATLTAMYVEAVRGTRAHILDTRKTTPGLRLLERYAVRVGGGYNHRFCLSDGVLVKDNHLESLKRRGVGLKQALEQARRAAPHMTRVEVEAQSLAQVREALDAGADVIMLDNMPVPQMVEAVRMVSGEALLEASGGVNLKTVRAVAETGVDLISVGALTHSAPALDISLDLEQ
- the nadA gene encoding quinolinate synthase NadA — its product is MDLASEILKLKRQRNAVILAHNYQIGEIQDIADFVGDSLGLAQEAAKTPADLIVFCGVHFMAETASILCPDKRVLIPDLEAGCSLAATINADQLRAWKAEHPGAVVVSYVNTTAEVKAETDYCCTSTNAVKVVRAIPEDKEVLFLPDMFLGTFVQHETGRKNMHIWWGECHVHAAIRPEEIAKARDAHKGAEFLIHPECGCVSNCMYLASQSDPVAKGAHILSTGGMINFARKSPAKEFVIATETGILHRLRKESPKKAFFPVSEESVCKYMKMITLEKLHRSLRDDVYVVKVPPAIADRARVSIERMLAIG